From Desulfatiglans anilini DSM 4660, one genomic window encodes:
- a CDS encoding type 4a pilus biogenesis protein PilO yields the protein MFEWIGGMGQGRRYAVLAGTVMFLGALFLCFVYRPSIRGIADLEMELAGLSERSTQSRIRVRNLARLQEERKAAEAQLEQALSILPDSREIPTLLRNITAKGEESCLEFLLFSPQKEVEKDFFVEIPVSIEVRGRYRNVVAFLTTISSMERIVHVLNVSMRPEKPLSSMLITRCTLVTYRFKGEVGE from the coding sequence ATGTTCGAGTGGATAGGAGGGATGGGACAGGGACGGAGGTACGCCGTGCTTGCCGGTACGGTCATGTTCCTGGGAGCTTTGTTCCTTTGCTTTGTCTACCGGCCATCGATCCGGGGCATAGCGGATTTGGAGATGGAACTCGCGGGGCTGTCCGAGCGGAGCACCCAGTCTCGCATTCGCGTCCGCAACCTGGCGCGATTGCAGGAAGAGCGGAAGGCCGCGGAGGCGCAACTGGAGCAGGCGTTGAGCATTCTGCCCGATTCGAGGGAGATCCCCACGCTTCTAAGGAACATCACGGCGAAGGGTGAAGAGTCGTGTTTGGAATTTTTGTTGTTCAGTCCGCAGAAAGAAGTCGAGAAGGATTTCTTCGTCGAGATTCCTGTCTCGATCGAGGTCAGAGGGCGGTATCGCAATGTGGTTGCTTTTCTCACCACGATCAGTTCGATGGAGCGGATAGTCCATGTCCTGAATGTATCCATGAGACCGGAAAAACCGCTTTCATCCATGTTGATTACCCGATGCACGCTGGTGACCTATCGGTTCAAGGGGGAGGTCGGTGAATAG
- a CDS encoding PilN domain-containing protein, whose amino-acid sequence MIRINLLPFRDARKREDVRRQISIFVLLIMLVISLMGSIYCDLVNRLDRLKDEKNRKTAEVQKTSEVNRRLQELRRSLEIVKNRLAVIEQLELQQVKPVQWLNDIARSVPAQRLWLDLLQENGGFLTLRGTARDHESVAAFMTNLEKTNTIVSVDLESAHLKNFSLYQADLVDFTVGCRTSAFKQISSHGQVSKMTSISPR is encoded by the coding sequence ATGATTCGAATCAATCTGCTTCCGTTCAGAGATGCCAGAAAAAGAGAAGATGTCAGACGGCAAATCAGCATCTTCGTGCTTTTGATCATGCTTGTTATTTCTTTGATGGGCAGCATTTATTGCGATCTTGTTAATCGCCTGGATCGGTTAAAGGATGAAAAAAACCGTAAGACTGCTGAAGTCCAAAAAACCAGTGAGGTGAACAGACGACTCCAGGAACTTAGGCGAAGTCTTGAAATCGTCAAGAACCGTTTGGCTGTTATAGAGCAACTTGAGTTGCAGCAGGTGAAACCGGTCCAATGGTTGAACGATATTGCCAGATCCGTGCCGGCACAACGATTGTGGCTCGATCTACTGCAGGAAAACGGTGGTTTTTTGACATTGAGGGGGACCGCAAGGGACCATGAAAGCGTTGCTGCATTTATGACCAATTTGGAAAAAACGAATACGATCGTCTCTGTGGATCTGGAAAGTGCACACTTGAAGAATTTTTCGCTCTATCAGGCGGATCTCGTGGATTTTACGGTTGGATGTAGAACATCGGCGTTCAAGCAGATTTCTTCCCATGGACAGGTCTCGAAAATGACGTCGATTTCGCCAAGGTAA